In Labrus mixtus chromosome 22, fLabMix1.1, whole genome shotgun sequence, the genomic window aatgtaggcctacagctgctttctgttgattTAGTACCGAACTCTTATaaataacggaatatcgagtggaacttttcaaagcgcgaggcgtactcctggtgtttatgtctgtgcgcgtGCGATCATAAATTgagaagattaaagttgtttgttgcaaaaactagattaatttagaggggaaaacacatttgatataaatacaacccaatagatacaagccagataagataagagtacgacaaaaaaaaaaaatgacgttttatgctgaacgttttttttaatattgtggaGATTCCTTTGCGTACCATGGTTTGAGAATCactgaactacaagatcccaatTTTGCACCACAAATTCCAAGAGAAAGAGTGGACTGCTGTTGCTCGCATCATGGCCTTTGGATGGCAGAAATTTCAGTTCTTTCCAGTCCAACTTGCCCCTCCATTCCTTACAGaggctctatctctctcctgtTCAGACAATCTACTAGAGGCTTTCTTCAACCATATCAGTGCAACTGAGAAGAATGTGCTAACTGAGGCAATTAGCAACTTCAAAGGGGCAGATATGGATGAACTCCTCAGCATACTCAGCAGTCACAACTGCTGTGTACTCCCAACTGAAGAAAATCTGCCAAGTCTGGTGGAGGAAATAGCCCACAAAGAGATGGTACAAGAACCAGCATTTATCATAACGTGTTGGAAGCCAATTCTCAGGTCTATTGGACAATCCATGAGTTGGGAATGACTGAAGAACATTCTGGATGATCTCAAACCCAAGGCAAGAAACATTACCAAAACCATCAAGTTACCAGGATCTATGTCACTGGAAGAACAAACTACCTCAAATCATCTCTTGAGATTTGTAAGAGAAAGAGATCAGAAGGAGCTTGGCCTATTCCTCAGGTACTGCACAGGGTCTGACTTGTTCTTATCTAAGACCATTAAAGTCACATTCACAGCAGAACAGCCACAGTTCTCAGGGCGCCTTTGGCTCACACCTGCAGTTGTTCTTTGGAACTGGCATCTAACTACAAAGACTATGCAGATTTTAGAACAGAATTCATCTCTGTGTTGAAGAGTGGAGTGTGGGTAATGGATTTGGCCTAAAACGGCTTTGTTTGCTTAGACAGCAAATGAAAActgcacacacgcgcacacacaagTTTAGCAGCGTCATCTTTTATATAATCCACAAGTTCTACATGTGGAGGGCAGGTGCATCGTTGTAGTAGAAGgtagattttttcttttaaatgtatgatctctttaaaattcaaatatgacagctgaaggcactgtggaaaaaaagtcacacttgagttaatatttcaataaagacaatttatttacaaaaaatagaaatgtgacACTGTATTCTTGGAAAAGTTGTATGTAAAAACTGGCCAACTGTTTGTGGTTGATGTTTTTCCATTGTTGTTAAAATTAAACCTAAACATAGTTCATAAATTACAGTGTTTGTAATGCTATACAGATCTTCAAACCTGGAAGAGTTTATATTGCCAGTACGGTTCTATGTTGTCAGTGTCAAATTTAAAGTGctatatatacatttttctaACCACAGTTAAAGGAATATTTGACTTAAGTAGAACACGTTTCACCACCATCACAATGAGCACTAGAATCCAGAGAAGCCAAGAGAGTACAATACCACGCGAGCAGCTGAAACAATCTGTCGCCGAGGTGAAGCAGAAGGAAGTCTTTGTAGTCGAGATCCTGATGACCAACTAGATGCACCTGGCGCCGCCTAAGCACATGAGCCCCGCCCACCAAACTGACACAGACAGGGGAGAGACACATGAGGATTAAACAGACAgggaatgacaaacaacacGACAAAAGGGGAAGGAAGGGCTGCCATGATGTGAATCATGACACTTGATTTCCACATGTTTTACTTGTTTCAAGCAAATTTTCACTTGAACTAAGAAGAAACTCCATGGAGttagttttttttgcttgtaataagaaaaaacacttaCTCCATGGACAAATTGTTCTACTCATTTAAAGTGAAAATTTGCTTGAAACAATAaccatgtattttatttatgacacattgaaatgaagaaaagattGATCATGCCAAGCCACAAAGTCATCCACAACTGCCTCATAACCCTGCTCCCCCCCATCAAGAAGGCTGACAATCAAAGTATCATCAACACATTTCccaatgtgtctgtttttgatagATCGAttgatctttattgtcattgtaaatgtataaaacaaaaCTCTATAGGAGCAATCCAGCTGcagcatataaaaaaaagatcaggatAGAAAGAACACCATTTACTGTCACGCACTGCCACCTATTGGTAAAAAGTCCATTATCCAACCATTCAGGATAGGATCaagtttaaaggtcccatatgtaggatatttactgaatgaaatcataaaaatgacctaactatatcatcagacatcaaggaaacatgctatgcttctctgtcaacagaaATTTTACCTCAGAGAGGACATGATTAATAATCAAAGCAACAACACATTTACTCATAATAAATTAAGCTCATGAATAATTTAACTACAGTGGATCCATACTTTAGCTGATTAACACAtcgaataaaaaaataaattgtcaaCTTAATGGTTAATAAGATAGTTATATGATTGTTAAGGCGAATAGGAGATGCTCCCTCACAAGCGAAGGTATTCtcctgacttttttctttttcaattgaGCAGCCAAAGGTTGGATGGcataatggatttttttattttttatttttatttttcatgtaaattgGCTGAAGAAATTCATGTCATGGGTATTTAGTAATGGGTAGATAGTGAGTACTTCTTCATTACATGTTCTAGAGTAGCTAATTATAATTTAACAGATAATGTAACTACACAAATTGTTGCATAGCTAACTACTAGTTAGCCATTAGTTAATGGGTAGATAGTAACTTCTCATACAATTCTGTAGAGTAAATGGACTAAATGGTAAATTTAGCTTATTGTGGTATGGTAAATTTAGACTTGAGCTCAGATGTATTTAAATTTCCATTTAATACATCTGACATTGGCCACTaaacaaatatctaaattatCCCTAGTATTTTCCTACAACTCCAGGAATGTTTTCATCAAACTAAGTACCTAGCTCAATGAGCTGTGTGGGTTAATGTGAATCTTCACACGCCTGTTTTTATTAGAGCTATTTGACTTCAAACTGATTGCAATCCGGTTTGCTCtcgttttttttactcacaatTCTCTGTTAAAAAGATGGATCAAAGTAGTACTTGCTTTGTCTGTATAGTCTGCTTTAGGAAAAAGAAATCATttgatagaaacacacacaagaagcagaaaaactgcttcagtttcagttttacCAACAAGAGCTGCATTTTTCCTGAATTGATAAAATTCCTTCATTAAATGAACAGCTATCTCTTCTTTTGTGGGCATATGTAGGACAATAGAACATCAACCATATTCTTAATGATGGGACGTTTTGGATGAATGTTGTGTGGCAAGTGGTGAGCAAGAACCATATCCCATGCATCCACCAGTTGGACATTAAGTCCTTTGAACATGGCTCTGAGCACCTTGTCCACCTGAAACGAGAACCAGTCACCGTTGCTTATCACATTACCAACGTGCATAGCTTGGAGGGTCCCAGTTCTGATGACCACCAGTGTGCCAGGAGCCCTATTCAACAGACGGACCACTGCCCTGCGGATGCTCTGAAGCCGTCTGATGTAAAGTTCAATTGGAAAAGTGCTGAAATGGGCCCAGATTCCTAAAACTACAACTGTGTTGGTACCACCAACCAGCGTATCAAGTTCTTTGGAAACGTAACACTCCTTACTGGTTGGTATTATTGAAATCCGAAGAGGAAGACCATGAATGCGGTATGTTACCatgattttgtttgtattttcccaTATCATGTAAGGTCCTGCTGGCTTCGGACTGTTCAGGTTTACTGCCTTAGCCTCTGCAAGTGTGACAGAAGGAACAGATTAAGATGCAATATTAATAAACCAAATTTTGCCTACAATAACTGTGGAACAGATACCTGGAAGCGAAGCGTCGAGGTACTCAAACCACTGCCTGATGGTGGAGTCTCCATACATGTGGACCACCTTGCCTTTCAAACACTGGCTGATTGCAGAGTTGTTGTTGAATTGGTGAACGTTAAAGCCACCTAGTGATTGCCACAGACCCTGGTAGTAATACCCAGAGAGTCCAGACTTCCCACTGTCTTGATTGACCGCAGGTTGCCCTGagaataattgaaaaaaaaaggattgggTTATTTCAGGTATCACTTATCATCAACAGaccctttaccccccccccccccccccccccccccccccaagctcATTCAGTTTCAATTTCTATTGGTGAGAGTAGGAAAGATCATGCTTACCTTTCCTTCGTGGCAACACAGTGACACTGGCAGGTCCTGAAGCCGGAATGAAGACTTTCAGGTTGACATTCCTGTATAAAACTTCACATTATATATTGTACTTTACACACACTAATATAATCACTGTCAAAACATGATTTACCAAAAGGTAAAGATTTAATTGCAAAGTTACTCTGCCTCCATATTTGGGCTTTAAAGATATATAAATACCTTTAGACTAACTCATAAATGTCCGTTGTTATTAACTAGACATATTTAAACCAGGAGATACATAGTAAGCTCTAATATTTGTATGTATTCATCAAGTGAAAAAAGTAGCTTTTTAAGCTCATCACCTTTGAAAGAGCTTCAACTCTTCGGTCTTGAGTACACTATTATATCCTGTTTTCATGTGGTTAAACCTGGCATCACAGCTCAGATTCTTTGGCTTGTAGCAGAACCACGGGTCACCAGTATGGAGGTCAGTGTAGTTGCACTGTGGCTGGCTGGTTTGGCGTAGGCAAACATTACAGATGGTAGATTCAGAGATTGAGCCTGAGCGGAAGACGCTTTGGAAGCGAACCCTATCAGGATGATCTCTGTTTAGCCTACGTAGAACTGTGACAGCCTCACTTGAGTGGACAAGGGTCAcctgataaaacaaagaacaacagaTTAAATTTATAGCATACAAGAAATACCCCATGTACAGTACCTGTATAAATAGATAGTtcataactattttttttttgcttcagtgcACTGAAGTTGCTAATTTATTTAACTTAACAATCTCTCTTAAACATAAGAGATTGGTTGATATGATATACTCTCTAGCTGGCCAGTAgaacttgttttcttctctctgttatatcAGCTGAAGACggacagaaaatgttgggagTAGAAAGTGGGGGGTGACATTCAGCAAAAGGCCAACAGCGGATTCTAATCCCAGGCCACTGCAACAAGTACTCTGTAAATTGGCTCGTAACATAATATCCGGACCCTTAGTTTTGCAACTATCTAACCCAACAATTCTGACACCATCTCTGGCCCATAGGCAATTTTAGAGTTGCTGTAGTGTTCTGTAGAGCATCAGACCattaaaaagtgtaaacatAAAGTGTTATGAGTGTTGTGACCAGCCGTGTGTTGGACAGACTCAGGCCTGTGGCCCAGGTGTGAAGTGTAGGGGGAAGTCAGACTCAATTCCCTCATTGGAGTAGATCTGGGGGATAACAGCAGGGAATCAAAGACTGTAGTCTCCCATTGCTCCTCGTCTCTCAAGTGCTGGCCTTCCTCCGAAGACAGGTCTGTATCACTTTCCCTGCTTCCACAGCACGTTTTTAAGAGTCTTGGTGCGTAGTCGGCAACTAGTTGGTCGAGCACAGAGAGTTTTCTTTCCTTATATAACTACCTACAGGACAATACCATTGCAATAGGTAATTCTTTTGGCATTACTTATTGTATATTAATATTTAAGGATATAGCCTTGAACTTTACCTCAACCTGTGCACTTCCTTCCCAGAGTAAAGAGAATACAGCAGAGTAGGAGCCATTAAGGAGATCCACCACTCGTCCAGCCACACCTGCTTCAAGTGCCCTGTTGTGCAACCGGGCAACAATTGCATCTCCTCCAGACTTCTTGGGGTTACCTTGgaagttgtacatttgtataatAACTTCCAGCTGGTCTCCTACATGCCGCTCGTCTCCAACCCCCCCTGGGAGAATGATGAAGGTGCTGTGGGCGGCATTACTTGTCTGATTCAATGAAAAAGgagctggcagaggaggagTTTCAGGCCAAGCAATGGAGTCCAATATGAGACGTTCCTCCTCAGCTTCTGCAGAAGACAGTGGCTTGATGGTGCAGAAGTTGTCAGGCATGTAAGGAGCCGACGCAGGACTAGTGGAAGGAGCGGAGGTCACTTTCTTCAGGAAGATGATAGAGTTTTCTTCAAAATGAATCTGGCAAGGGGTCGAAAAAGAAGGATGGTTACAACGATGTATCAAACAAATGGACTAAATTAAACTAAAAGAGGATGGAAGATCTTTCAAATATACTGCCATGATCTctacacaagaaaaaaaagttacaggATTGAAAGGGATTTAATATGTGGATGTCAGTGGACAAGAAAACATCCACCGCATCTTGACTTCACAAAGACAAGCCACTCTGCGATGCTCTTTTTATACCTAGAAATGTTACTCGCCTGTTTCCTGTTAACCTTATTAACTGTAAGATGTTCCATCAGCtgttatttaaagcattttacaACGTTTATACTATTTTGTTGCCACTGTCCCAActgttttaaacatgtcttCACCATCAAATTTAagtacaatttatttttaaatggaaaatgacTTCCCCTCCCACTCAatcttttctgtggtaaattgatgcacCGTGCTCCGGCATCTGgtaaaaatagaagccttgtgTAACTGGCCGAGCTGAGACAGTGGAAGCTGGTGGAATTTGGCCGTCAGACACACTCTGGCTCAGcattgaaaaaagtttttgttaCTCCCCTACAGGCCTTAGCTTTCATAGACGTCCTATTAGGGGACATTCAAATGGTTAAATGGACCAGAGTCACACCAAAGATGTGAACGAAAGTAAAAGCATCTTTTGGTTTGCAATCTCGGGACTAACTTACATTGAATTTATAAAGGGTTTTACTCCCTTCCATACAGATGCAGGATTTAGGAAATGGTCAGAATATAAACTCACTAAGCTACAGCAACTCCACAAGGATAGAAGTCTAAAATTTGAACAGTTAAATAGGAATTCACACTTCCTAACACtgatttctttatatatttacagtTCAGGACATTTTCCACTAAGCATAAAGAATGGAATAAAGTCTTGGAGCCCACTTGAATtgaggaaacaggaaatggGGGTAAGAAAATTACAAGTCACTTTTATCATGTATTTTCAGGTATGACTTTGAAAATTGCAAAGCAGATAAAAGGAATATGGGAAACTGAAATTAATGTAGACATACCAGAGGGAAAATGGTAGAAATATGAACTGAAGCACATCTTGTAGCCAGTTCTAATACATGGAGGGAATTGAAGTGGAAGATAATGAGATACTTACGGACACCAGTAATAGTGGTTAAAATGGTCTCAGCATACTGTGATACATGTTGGATAAATAGTGGTAGAGAAATCAGTCCATATTttggacattaaaaacattttgggagGAGGTTTCTGAGGCTCAGGAAACAATATTTCATCAAAAGATCGAATGAGGAAATACTGGGCCTAAAACCGATAGGTTGATGGTAGAGCTATAAAATACCTTTTAGAAATAGTGATAACAGCAGCTCTCACATGTATCACAATTAAATGGTTAAAACCTGACCCTCCAACATATAGTACATGAGGAAGGGTAATACAATCACTGGagtgtgtttgtaattatttaGTTTATGATTTAGTTTAGTATAGTTTGTGGGTTTTGTTACTGGTAATGGCACACTGTAAATAATTATAGTCATGAGAATAGTTACATTATGGTATACAAGtaattttttaatattacataTTATGGTATAATTCATTAAATTGAGTTAAAAGGGGTAGATTAAATcattcttcctactccttttcaggcatgaAAGAACGAATGAACGATGATTTGTCCTTCTTATGTTGTgtattcactttatttttttttacatatttttaattacagctattttattattttgttttttacatttttacgttccaaataaataaatctaaatcaaatcaacaaCGCAGCTCATATTGACTGTACCAATAATTATCCCTTTCACGCATACTGGTCACTACAATGGACAGCTATTCAAAAGCTGTTTTCCACTCCAGTGGACTTTAGCAAGTCAGCCCATACACTGTCATCCATTGGCCAGCTGTTGTAAGTGTACCAAAATGTAGATGGCCCATATAACTTGcaggtgatgtttttttcttaacatcaAGTAAAAACTAAGGAGCAATGTTATTGTGAAAGGATCAAATATTGATTTTAGTTTTGGAGAAAATCATGATTTATCAGCTGTCCACTAGTTGGACATCGTGCATTGCCGGCTACATTTCAATGACAATACTGAGACTTTGCTAATCGTGAAAATAACTGATGTTGGGATGGTTTTGGTTACTCTTCATAAATTGATTTTCTCCCAATAAATGTTGTTCAGGCAGCCTTCAGGCAAAAATTGAGCAGGTAATTTTAgctcatcaaacatgtttttccttttttaaacaggaacactcaaaaactcaaagacgtTCATCCTTCAAAAGTTAAATTTAAATGGATCTCTCCACCCCAATTGACATGTGAAAACTGCAAATGTGATTTTGAAAGGGGAAGAATTCTGATCTTTGTTTATGCACtacaagataaataaataaacatttttttgcattataGAGTTGCATGATGTccactctagtggacactcctgTAACTTCAGAATTACTCATAttaacaaaatttaaaaaataaattaaacatttcatgTCTTAAGAAGTCACAGTGCAAaatcaaatgtcacattttaagagTATTTAAAGTCCAACTAAATCACATCTTACCTTTTAACTGCTTAATCATGTAAACacctgtgattcttttttttcactgcatgcatcaagtttgtgtgcatgtcatGTATGCATTTTCCCTGCTGTCTCCAAtaagcatttatttaatttagggCTGGgaaacgattaaaagttttgattgcgttaatcgcatgagttcctgtgattaatcgcgattaatcgcattgttatacgcaaaatccaataatgaattaaaaagtagtgtatagtgcacttttattgtaaatgtacttctcaacttaaacaatgtagtcaaagcaaataaatacaaaactaaagcttattgcattcgttgcagtctggacgcagagtggtgtgggtctcctctctgctctctgactgcagctgggtctgctgcgcgaggctacactgacagcctgtgagagcttttggaagggggaggggctcacggcagcacccgctgcttgttggggacagtaactgcagagcaatacgtgctttcacgtcagtttcttacaccaaaaaagtctccaataacaccagaaaaagtcgctagatttgtcgctagtagctgttgacaaaaaaagtcgccaagggggtttggaaagtcgccagatttagcgagaaagtcgccaagttggcaacattgtttctcctctttcctgtgagcgccgcagcagacatgcgcagcagtaagcaacatactcggctcgctcacgatggaattttacaaaataaaagccagtgagcaacagacttttacaataagaaaataaataataaaaactgcgttaatgcgagataaaataattgtcggcgataattaattaatgagttaacgcgaaaataacgtgttaacgtgcccagccctaatttAATTACTACTAACAATAAAGTATCATTAAGatgttattttctgtgaaaatgTCATAACATTAAACACTTACATGGAATAATTGAAAACACAAGTTTTCTAAGTTTGTCTCTTTAAGGAATAAAGCagtgaaatatttgaattaaaaatgctCCCCTCATAAATGTTATATTATCATCTGTCCCACCTTTGACAAGGTGAATAGCTGGTTAGGATTTTGGGGGTGCAGCAGGTGGGCATCATTTTCAAGTAGGGCCCATGCTAGTGCCCTCACCCCCCAGCCCCTGTAGTGTTTATTTGCAACAAAAAGATTAATGTTATCTGAGAGTACATCGAAAGAGACTGTTGTAAATAGTCTCCTGTAATCAGACTCatagaaaaacatacaaatgctttctttaaagtgttaccaataATCCCagttctcacctgcagcaggtccaTATTTCTTAgtgtaaacaacaacatatacACAAGGAGGAGGATGACACAGGTCTTCAGAAGTTTCATGTTGACATGGTTacttataaaacattttagccACATGGTGAGTCCTCCTCTGGTTCTGgactaaaacaacaaaaaggggaaacagacTCTGTGTTAAGTTTATCATATGAATTCTTCTGGAAGTCACTTAACTCAGTCATAAAAACCTCTGAATATTTATAGTGTCATCATGTCTAGCTTTCAACATCAAACTAAATCTAGTCAATCGAGAATGTGataataggataggatagttacacccaaacaaaataaagaatattatgGCTTACCTCAGAAGACATTAATTTGGAGTGAACACAGTGGTGAAATCTCTGTGATGTGATGGaaatccaaatttaaaaaaagtaagccTTTTActcagaaatcaaaacaacttgTCATAACAAGAAGTGTCAAAAAAGTGATAAAGAAGCTTCATAAAGTCATCAAGGTTAGAAGTTctattatcaagatgaatgatgCCCTTCCCAAGAATGTTGCCTCCTTACATTTAACCTTTGGTTACGTATCCATCCATATATTAAAAACACCAGCTGAACAACAACTGAACAGATGAAAACCAGTTTGACAGTAACTCAAGTATGGGCCTGTAGCATAAACTTTGCATAAACAAAGCATCTCCATTGAGTACTGAAATATGTCAAGGTGGCGGAGACACCCATatggaaaagaaataaaaatgttttactaaatGTTTATAACTTTTATCTGAAACTTAATACACGCATGACAGGGATGGGCAATATTTctgattttcatgatttcatggcagattttgtcatgttttcttcatgtttccaattaactGATATGTAAAAAATGACCTGAGGGCctcattgagggttgatggggccaccagttgcccacccctgtgcATGACAGTCAAACCAAGTAAAAGATCCAGAATCCATTTTTGTAATATGAAATGTATATAACTCTTtgaaaaaacctttttgaatcctACTGTGATCATCAACATCAGAGAATGATCTTGTTACATAATTTGCATACCTACAACATGTGCTTTATATTTCACAATCTGAAAACTCTGGCCAGAGCACTATTAAATCAGATCATATGTCATTGTTGAATTTTAGTTACAATATATTAATCACatcagcacaaaacaaacagtagcCTTTATTTCAGACTGATCATTACTACTTACTACATACATGATGCTCTATAATCCCTCAGCTACAAACAGACACCTCCTTACACAACATGATGAGAGCAGATGGTGAAAGGTTGAGAATGACATGTTAAGAACATCCTGAACTACAGGAATGTGGTCTCTCAACATGGTTCGTTTGAATGTATTGAAAGGTGAGACTGTTTAGGGTGGTGCTCGTTCATTGTTCAGGTGAAGGTATACGTGTTCTTGTATGAGGGGTTAAAGTTATACTGGGGAGATGactgtaccacagtcatttgaAACAGCTGTAATTAAACCTCATCAATTTAAACACATTGAACACATCCCCATCTTGACTGCACAAAGACTCAgccactctgctgctgctcttttttaTACCCAATCATGATACTCACCTTTTCCTGTTAACCTTATTAACTGTGAGATATTCCATTAGCTGTTATTGAAAGACTTTCTCAACTCTTTGTCCCCTTGTTGCAactttcaaaactttttttaaacatgctttcAGCCTCAAATTTAAAATAGGAGTCCATTTTTCAAACATTGATAGAATTTCTCAGattcaacatttgatatgttgtctttgtgcaatTTTTTAATCAGATATGGTGtttcaacctttaaaaaaaataatcatcaccttctatttttgttttcattttacacaACATCCCAACTTTTAGGAATCAGGGTTGTAATAATTAACAACATGAATACTCGACTTGAGAAGTTATCTGCATGATTCACAACCTTGCAATGCCATTTGTTCTGCATTATGAACCATTATGAGGCA contains:
- the LOC132956423 gene encoding NXPE family member 3-like isoform X1 — its product is MWLKCFISNHVNMKLLKTCVILLLVYMLLFTLRNMDLLQIHFEENSIIFLKKVTSAPSTSPASAPYMPDNFCTIKPLSSAEAEEERLILDSIAWPETPPLPAPFSLNQTSNAAHSTFIILPGGVGDERHVGDQLEVIIQMYNFQGNPKKSGGDAIVARLHNRALEAGVAGRVVDLLNGSYSAVFSLLWEGSAQVEVTLVHSSEAVTVLRRLNRDHPDRVRFQSVFRSGSISESTICNVCLRQTSQPQCNYTDLHTGDPWFCYKPKNLSCDARFNHMKTGYNSVLKTEELKLFQRNVNLKVFIPASGPASVTVLPRRKGQPAVNQDSGKSGLSGYYYQGLWQSLGGFNVHQFNNNSAISQCLKGKVVHMYGDSTIRQWFEYLDASLPEAKAVNLNSPKPAGPYMIWENTNKIMVTYRIHGLPLRISIIPTSKECYVSKELDTLVGGTNTVVVLGIWAHFSTFPIELYIRRLQSIRRAVVRLLNRAPGTLVVIRTGTLQAMHVGNVISNGDWFSFQVDKVLRAMFKGLNVQLVDAWDMVLAHHLPHNIHPKRPIIKNMVDVLLSYICPQKKR
- the LOC132956423 gene encoding NXPE family member 3-like isoform X2 translates to MWLKCFISNHVNMKLLKTCVILLLVYMLLFTLRNMDLLQIHFEENSIIFLKKVTSAPSTSPASAPYMPDNFCTIKPLSSAEAEEERLILDSIAWPETPPLPAPFSLNQTSNAAHSTFIILPGGVGDERHVGDQLEVIIQMYNFQGNPKKSGGDAIVARLHNRALEAGVAGRVVDLLNGSYSAVFSLLWEGSAQVEVTLVHSSEAVTVLRRLNRDHPDRVRFQSVFRSGSISESTICNVCLRQTSQPQCNYTDLHTGDPWFCYKPKNLSCDARFNHMKTGYNSVLKTEELKLFQRNVNLKVFIPASGPASVTVLPRRKGQPAVNQDSGKSGLSGYYYQGLWQSLGGFNVHQFNNNSAISQCLKGKVVHMYGDSTIRQWFEYLDASLPEAKAVNLNSPKPAGPYMIWENTNKIMINAEFMRIKTLPLQAKFLAELDKYTYLIKAFSNKEGAAG